Genomic DNA from Prosthecobacter sp. SYSU 5D2:
CCCGGATCACCGTCAGGATTCACCGATGGAATCTGCACAAGAGCCTGGCACAGTTCGATGACATTCGACGGATGTGGATTCATACCGCCCAGCAAGCCACAGTCTGCCAGCCGGATCAAGCCTGCTTACGCCACCGCTCCAGCAGCCGGCATAAATTTTCCACCACCAGCGCGCTCGGAATACCGTCCAAAAGTATCACCTTTTTTCCAAACGTCGTCTCCGCCTTCACCACATGATACTGCGTGCTCCCGGAGCTCATGTTTACCGAGTTCAAAAACTGCACCAGGTGCCTTCTCTCATACACCTGGCGTCCGCCCCACGGCCCCAGGCTCCACGCCACCTCCAGCCCATCGTCAGTGAAACGCAGCCGCTTTCTTTTCATCTGCATCACGATCATCCACCACAGCATCGCGGAACTGCCTCCCCAAATCAGCGGAAACAGGCCCGGCGCATCCGAATTCAGCAGGATGATAAATGCCACCGTCCAGACAGAAGTGAAAATGACCAGAAAAAGCCGCACTGGGGCGAACCGTTTCGGGCTCAGGTCCATGCTCACCGGATACTCCCGCCCGTCAAATTCCGCAGCAACGTGATACCGCTTCAGATGCATCACCAGCTCATCGGCATCCAAATCCAGCAGCGGGGTGGCCTTTTTTTGGGGCCGGTCTTCCCTGAATCCATCCGCTGACACCTGCGCCGGTTCCATTTCAAAAACCGGCAGGTCATACACCATCGGCTGTCTCAGCTTATTCGCCCGCACCTCCAGCTCCCAGACATGTTGCGTGGCATCCTTCCATCCCGTCTCGGCCAGCGCCACTGGCATCGCAGGCAGGCCTGCGGGAATCTCCTGCCGCAGCGGCAGGCGGCTACCGGCCCCCTCACGGGCAGCCTCGCTCATCGCCGCCTGATTCAGACCGCTCCACAGCACCTCCCGCCGCACCGTTGTATTTTTGCCTGAGCGCACCGTTACCTCTTTTACACACCGCACCTCCGTCTCCACCACGTCATGCAGGCCTAACGTCAAGTGCTTCGGGATGCCCAGATAACCCTGAAAAACTTTTCCCGGACTCACCGGGCGCGGCTCCACATACAAAAGAATCTCCCCACGCCGGCTTGCCAGCAGCCTTTTCAAAGCTCCCCGGCCCACCAGCAGGATCGCCACCGCAGGCAGGAAGGCCAGCAGGCTCAGCGGATTGGACATACCCGCATCCCCATCCACCAGCAGGGCATGCATCATCGGCAGCCAGATGATGCCCATCCATACCGTCACCACCACCCAGGCCCAGGCACCTCCCGTATTCTTTGGCCGCATCCAGTCCTCACCCCAGGCCGGTTTCCAGCGCCAGGGCTGCCCAGGGTAGCGGGTCTTATAGTCCTTCAGCCGCCGGTTTTGTCTCAACCCAATCAGCCCAAACAGGCTCACCAGCCCGCCCACCAGTGGAAAGACCAAAGGAAAAAGGCTCATGAACAGCAGGATCGTCCACCGAGCCTCCCGGAAGATCACCGACTCCTCAGGTAAATCTGGATTCACATAGCAGCGAAACGGCCGCCCGCTGGCCCGATGCTCATCCAAAATGGAAAACACCCTTTGATGATGATCTCCAAAGCTGTCCGCCCCCAGGCTCAGCGAGACCTCGTCCCCCTTATAAGTCCTCCCGTTATACTCATACCGGTAGGCCGCCTCCACCTCATACGTCGTCGATGTCCCGTCCGAATCCGTGGATACCCGCTCCTGCAAGTCACTGGATTCTATGACGCATGGCACCTCCACCCAGCCGCGAGCCTCATACCACCGGCTCAAAATGCTAAAGTAAAAAATGCCCACCCCAAGACCCGCCAGCAGAAAGACCAGGCCGAAAGGTATAAGGAAGGTCTCCCCTGTTGCTGATTGTCGCCTAGCCATTATGAACCAGTGATTATCTAAACCGGACCGTCCGTCAACCTCCCCGCCGCCTCTTTCCAGCGGCCGTGCCCGTGTCATGATCCTTTCTTGAATAAAACCGCGCATAGGATTCAGTCTGCGCCACTTCTTCTGCCCTCCGCTCCCATTCCACCGCATGCCCGCTCCATTCCATGCCTTCGGCCCCAGCCATCTCATCGTCTTAAGCCTGTGCGGCACTCTCCTGGTCGTCATGGCCATTGCTGCCAGATGGGCACCTGCCCTCAGCCGGGTGCTGGAGAAAATGCTCGCCATCCTCCTGCTCACCAGCTGGCCGCTTTCCCTCCTGGCTCATGGGCAGCTTGGCGAGCTGCACCCCGGCAATTCCCTGCCCCTGCATTTTTGTGATGTCGCCGCCATCGCAGGCGGCCTGGCGCTCCTGATCCGGCATAGGCTGGCCGCAGAAATCCTGTACTTTTTTGGCATGGCGGGCACGCTTCAGGGCCTCATCACGCCGAATCTCAACGTGGATTTTCCCCAGATGCGTTTCATTTCCTTCTTCATCTTGCACGGCGGCGTGGTCATCGCCGCGCTGCATGTGGTGACCGCAATGAAGTGCCCGCCCCGTCCTGGCTCCGTCCCTCGAATGCTCGGGCTCACCCTGGCCTACGCCGTCGCCGTCGGCGCAGCCAATGCCGCACTCAATACCAATTACGCCTTCCTTTGTCATAAACCGGAGCAGGCCAGCCTCATGGACGCCCTCGGCCCCTGGCCCTGGTACATCGGCAGCCTCGTCCTCCTTTGCGGCCTCTTTTACACCCTTCTCTACGCCCCCTTCTTCATCGCCAGCCAGTGGCGCCGCCGTAGCGCCCGGACAGGAGAATGAGATTTTGCCTGTTGCCTCCCCGCAGCCTGCGTGGTAGCAAGCCCGCCCCATCAACCCCTTTTTTTGAATCCAGGCGCATGAAAGCCCAACAACTCCTCCAGGCCGTCGGCCCCGAACTCCGTCAGCAGATCATCAGCTATGTGCAGACCGATGAACGCCCCGCCTACCGCGCCGTCATCCAGTCCCTGGCCCAGGCCCGCAAGCTGCGCCCCCAGTTCATCCTGGAAAAATCCCGCGAGAAGCAGGGCGAGTGGCTGGTCAACCAGCTTTACATGAAGACCAACGACCCCGTCGCTGAGCAGCTTCTGCAAATCTGGCTGCTCAAGTCCCAGGGTACCATGCTCACCACCTTCCTGGATGCCGTCGGCATCCCCCACGATGGCAAAGGCCAGGTGGAAGACCTGCCGGAAGAGATTAGCGAAGAAAAAGCCGCCGCCGGCATTGACGCCCTCCTCGCCCTCTATCCTCCGCAGCAGGTCTCCCTGTATTTGCACATGTTCCAGCTCCAGCGCCCTGAAGGCTGGCCCGGCCTCACCGCCGCCATGGACAAGGTGGAGTCCCTGAAGCTTGCGTAACCTTTCGCGATTCTTCGCTTCACTATCAACGGAACGGCCCCTTCCAAAAGGGGCCGTTTTTTGTGGATGGCAGGCGTGGGAATATCTGCCCGAGACCTTCCAGCGGCCTAGCGCCTCGCACGCTCACAACAGTTTATTTTTTCTTCGCCAACAGCTCCCTCAAAATGAGATTTGGATACCTTCGGTTAGGCGTGATGGCGTAGAAGGTCTCCTTGATCTGCGGAAATTGGTGCCTCTCCACCAGGGTGCCGTTTTCCAGCTCATCTTTGACGACCACAGGTGGAACCAGGGTCACCCCCTTCGTCTCCCTGGCCATCAGGCGCAGCATCGCCATGTCATCCACCTCGGCGGCAATGATGGGGCGGATGCCGGCCTGCTCCATCAGCACATCAAAGGCGGTGCGGATGCTGCTCTCCAGACTGGGCAGGACCACCGGCGTGGTGCGCAAATCCTCCGGAAAATTGAAAGCCTTCATCCGCCGTGTTTTGTGCCCCACGAGACTCACCGGCTGTTCATCCAGCAGGTGGCTGTACCAGCCCGTCTCCGCATCGCGGCGCACCGGTGTATTGGAAAGCACCACATCCAGGGTATGCGCCTGGAGCTGCGCGAGGAGCTCCCGCAGGGTGCCTGAGTGAATGACCAGCTCCACCTCCTCCCGCCCGATCAATGGACGAAGAAAGGCGAGCTGGAAATTGCGGGAGAGATTCGCCGCCGCCCCCACCCGCAGGCAGCTGCGGCTGCGCCCGCTGCGGTTTTGAAGAAGCCCTGTCAGCTCCTCTCCGCATCGGAAAATGGTGTCTGCATATTCCAGCGCGATTCGGCCCGCCTCCGTCAGCACCAGGGACTTGCGCTTCCTCTCAAAGAGAGGCTGCCCCAGACTTTCCTCAAGGTTTCGCAACTGAACGCTCAGCGCCGACTGGGAGAGGTTCAGATGCCGCGCGGCTTTGGTCAGACCGCCCTCGGTGGCGACGGCGCGGAAGTAACGGAGGTGGTGGTAGTTCAGCATGGCGATGAATCCATCCATATACCAAAGCGAACGATTTTTGCCAAAACATGAATTGGAGAGAACCAAGAAAATCCGTGAATCCTCTGTGCCACCCGAAGCCTCCTATGCATCAAACGCTACTTGCCACACCTCATCTCGTCCAGGTCCCCGAATGGATCCCGCCGCTCTTTTTCCTCATCCTTGCAGGCGCCTGCGCCCTGTTAAGACATGGCCGTCAGGCGGCGGAGGGTGCCGCGTGGATCGCCCGCCTCTGCTTTGCCCTGGCTGCCATCCTCTCCCTCCCGGTTGTGTTTGCCGGTCCTGTGAGGATTGAGCTCGCCGTCTTTGGCCCGGCCAAACTGGCCTTCCTTCTAGATCCCCTTTCCATCACCATGCTCGTTCTGGTCAGCTTCCTCGGCCTCATCGTGACGCGCTATTCGGTCAACTACCTGGATGGCGATCCGGGCCAGGCGAGGTTTTCCCGCTGGCTCATCCTCACCCTCACCAGTGTGCTGATTCTTGTCATCTCCAGCAATCTGCTCCTGTTCACGGCAGCCTGGATCGCGACCAGCTTGTGCCTGCATCAGCTGCTCATCTTTTGCCGGGAAAGGCCAGGAGCCCAGATGGCCGCACGGAAAAAATTCATCATCAGCCGGCTCGCAGACGCCTGCATGATCACCGCAGTGGCGCTGGTCTGGCATGGCCGGGGCACCTTGGAATTTCATGAGCTTTTCGCAAATCCCGCCGGGCCGCACACCGGTCTCATCGCCGGGCTGTTTGTCACGGCGGCCATGCTGAAGTCAGCACAATTCCCCTTCCACTCCTGGCTGCCGGACACGCTGGAGACGCCCACTCCGGTCTCAGCACTCATGCATGCGGGCATCATCAATGCCGGCGGCTTTCTCATCGTGCGGCTGAGCCCGCTCATCACACAGTCACCGGCAGCCCTGAATGCCCTGGCGCTGGTGGGTGCCTTCACCGCCCTCTTTGCCTCCGTCATCATGATGACCCAGACGAGCATTAAAAAGTCGCTGGCTTGGTCCACCGTGGCGCAGATGGGATTCATGATGCTGCAGTGCGGCCTGGGGGCCTTTGCCCTGGCCATGATGCACATCGTCGCCCACTCGCTCTACAAAGCGCACGCCTTTCTCAGCAGCGGCAGCGTGGTGCACCTCATGCGGTCCGCCTGGACGCCGGCAGGCCGGCCGGCGGCACATCCTCTCGTCGTCCTCGGCTCACTCGCAGCAGCCGTCGCGACAGGCCTGGGCCTGGCCTCAGCCTTCGGCCTGGGCAGTAATGCGGACCCTGGCCGGCTGCTGCTGGTCACCGTCTTCATCATGGCGCTGGCGCATCTGCTCTGGACGCTCTGGAGCAGCAGCCTGCGTGAGAGGCTCATCATGCGTGGCCTTGCCCTCGCCTCGGCCGCAGCAGCCGCCGCCTTTGCGACGCACCGCCTCTTTGAGCACTGGCTGGCCACGGTGGTGCCAGCTTACGCGCCCCCACGCAGCGCGATGGAATACAGCATCATGATCCTGGTCGCCATGCTGTTCCTGGCCGTGCTGGTCCTGCAATCGCAACTGCCCGCCTGGGCCTCACGTCCAGTCTTTGCCCGCCTCTATGTCCATGCCAGCAACGGCTTCTACCTCGGCACCCTTTTCAACAGATTCGCCCAGAAAATCCTCGCCTGATCCACTCCCCATGACCTCCCTCCACAACATCGCCCCCCTCCTCGCCACCATCCCTGCATCGCCCTCCCGCAGCCCGGAAAAACCCAGGTGGCTCCAGCACGCCCGGCAGGCCTGCCTGCGCATTCCGCCGCTCTGGCCGCTCCGGAGTTTCGTCGCCGTGAATCCTTTTACCGGCCTCGCCGACAGGCCTTTTGCTGAAGTCTGCGACCTCATGCAGCAGGTCACCCACAGCAGCATGCTCATGAGCGCGGAATACTTTAATCAGCAGTTTGCACAGGGGCGGATTACTTTTCAGGATCTGGACGAGGCCCTGGCTCATTCCGGGACCGGCCTCACCACTGAAGACATGCTCATGTGGCTGAAGAAACCCGCAAATACGACCGCGCCGCGGCCCTGCATCCAAAGCCTCGCCGACATCGCCACGGAGAAGTTCCAGGCCAACTGGAACCAGCTCATTACCGAGGAGGTCTCCAAGTGGTGCGCCGCCTGGTTCGATGAAGGCCAGTCCGCCTGGCGCATGCCATGGAAAAAACTGCCGCTTTATACGGCCTGGAAACAGGCGTCCCATATTGATGCGACCCCTGAAATGCTGGGCTTCAAAGGCTTCCGCAAGCACGTCGCCTCACTTCCCGATGCAGCTTCTGAGGCCATCCCGGTCATGCTTGATACGTTAGACCTGAAACCGTCTCAGGCGGAAGACTATCTTCACCGCCTGCTCATGACGCTGCCAGGCTGGAGCAGTTACGCCCAGTATCATGCGCGGCAGCAGAGCATGCATGGCAGCCCAGAGGAAGAAACACTGCTGGGCCTCCTCGCCATCCGGCTTGTTTTTGAGACCGCCCTGCTGGAACAGTTCGGCTCCTCTGACCTGCGCGACTCCTGGCTCGCCAGCCTGACGGCAGCACCCTACGCACCGGGAAAGGAAGCTCACATCCCCCTGCTCTGGCAGAACGCGCTGGAGGCAGGCTTTCAGCGGCAGCTCTGTGCGCGGATCAAAAAGGCCGCCCGGCCCGGCATCCATGCTGAAAAAGGCAGGCCTGCCGTCCAGGCTGTCTTTTGCATTGATGTCCGCTCAGAGACGATGCGGAGGTCCTTGGAATCCGTCTCTTCAGGGATTGAGACACTGGGCTTTGCAGGCTTCTTTGGCATGCCCATCGAGCATGTGCCCTATGGCCAGCGGCAGGCCGTCTCCCAGCTTCCGGTGCTCTTCGCGCCTAAATACCGGGTCCGGGAACACCAGCCATCCGCCACCGCTGCCCAGGAGCGGCACACCCGCCACCAGCTCCAGCTCACACGCCGCACCACACACTCTTGGAATGCCTTCAAAACGTCCGCAGTGAGCTGCTTCAGCTTCGTCGAGGCCGCAGGCATCCCCTATGCCTGGAAGCTGCTGAGAGACAGCTTCCAACTCGCGCCCAAAGCGAAGAGCCACACTTGCAACTCCTCCACCGCCCCCTGCTTGCATCAGCATCACCACGGTCAGGACCATGCGCCAGATAAGGCGCTCCTGGAGTCAGGCATCCCGCCGGAGGACCAGGTGCAGCTGGCCCTCGGAGCCCTGAAAAACATGGGCCTCACCAGGAACTTCGCCCGGCTGGTCATGCTCTGCGGCCACGGCAGCCACACGACCAACAACCCCTATGCAGCCGCGCTGGATTGCGGAGCCTGCGGCGGTCACGCAGGGGATCCCAATGCCCGCGTCGCCGCAGCCCTGCTCAACCAGGCCTATGTGCGCGCCGCTTTGGAAAATCAAGAGATCTGCATTCCCGATGACACGCACTTCATCGCCGCCCTGCATGATACGACCACGGATCGCATCACCCTGTTTGATACAGACCAGGCCCCCACCTCCCACAAGATGGACATCCACCAGCTCCAGCTCTGGCTGGAGCAGGCCGCCCACGGCTGCCGCAGCCACCGCGCCGCCGGCCTGGGCATTGGCTGCGCCGACGATGCCTCCGTGGAAAAACGCATCCTCCAGCGCAGCTGCGACTGGGCCCAGGTGCGGCCCGAGTGGGGCCTGGTGGCCAACGCCGCTTTCATCGTGGCCCCGCGCGAGCGCACCCAGGACCTGAACCTTCACGGCCGCGTTTTCCTGCATAACTACAACCACGAAACCGACACCACCAAAAGCACGCTGGAACTCATCATGACCGCGCCCATGATTGTGACCAACTGGATCAACCTGCAATACTACGCCAGTACCGTGAACAACCGGCTCTGGGGCAGCGGCAGCAAGGTCACTCATAACATCGTCGGCACCTTCGGCATCCAGCAGGGCAACGGCGGCGACCTCCGGGCCGGCCTGCCCATGCAGAGCCTTCACAACGGCGAGACCTGGATACATGAACCCCTCCGCCTCAGCGTCTTCATCGAAGCTCCGCGCGCCGACATTGACGCCGTCTTGGCCCGGCATGAAAACGTCCGCCACCTGGTGGAAAACGGATGGTTGCACCTCTACGCCATCGAGGACAGCGGCAAGCTCATCCTGCGCCGGAAATCCGACGGCACCTGGCTCCCCGCCTGACTCTGCCCTCCTTTGGGAATGCCCCAAACCCTTCCCCCGAAGAAAACCAAAACTAACAAAAAACATGAAAACACGCCTCCTGATCCTCGCCCTCATCAGCCCCCTGCTTGGCTCATGCAGCCATTACGAAATCGCCTCCGCCCAGGATACCGAACACCCCTGCTACAGCGAGTGGCACCCCTACCCCAAAAACAGCTGACGACCGCAGCTCAACCGTGAGCCGGACACCGCGATCCCTCGCGGAGTCCGGCCCTCCTCTAAATCGTCCCCCGCTTTTACACCTATGATCACTCAAATAGACTGGTTTGGCTGCTCCCCAAACACGGCCTGGGAAACCCAGATTCACCAGACACTGCACAACTTGTCCAAGATCAAGCCCATCTCCCGCGCCAGCCTGCGGGTTGAAGAAGAAGGCACATCGCCAGAGCCATTTCACCTGACCCTCATGCTCACCATGCCCGGCCCCGATGTGCTCGTGCATGGTCGCGGGCAGAGTTTTCAAAGCGCCCTGCTACAGCTCAGCACAGGAGCCTGGAAAAAACTTTCCTCCTCTGTCGCAGTTGGCTCAGGCTTGGGCGGACATTGAGGTGCCCTTAAACCTTCATCCGATCGGCCTTTTCCTCAGCGCCTTCTCCACCTCTCCTAGTGGCAGGCAGTTGATCACATCCTTCCGGGTCAGCCAGCCTTTCCGGGCGGCGCGGACGCCGTAGATCACATCCTCCAGACCGCGTGTGCTGTGGGCATCGGGGTTGATGCTGCATTTCACGCCTTTTTCCTTGGCCAGCCGCCACCAACGCCAGTCCATGTCCAGCCGCCAGGCGCTGGCATTCAGTTCAATGATGGTCCCGGTCTCCGCTGCGGCATCAATGATGGCGGGGATGTTCACGGCATAGGATGGACGCTGCAAAAGCAGCCTGCCAGTGACATGCCCCAACATGGTCACATGCGGGTTTTGGATGGCCCGGATGATACGCTTGGTCATCTCCGCCTCCGGCAGATTGAAAACGTTATGTACACTGGCCACGCAGTAGTCCAGCTCCGCCAGCAGCTCATCACTGAAGTCCAAAGAACCGTCCTTCAGGATGTCCACTTCGGTGCCGGTGAAGATTTTAAAATGCCCGTCGAAGGTCTCATTCAGCTCGCGGATCTCCGCCATCTGCGCACGCAGGCGCACCTCGTTCAGACCGTTCGCCTGGAAGCTGCTCTTGCTGTGGTCCGCAATGCCCAGGTATTGCAATCCCAGCTCTTGCGCAGCTTCCGCCATCTCCTGCAGCGTCGCCAAGCCATCGCTCGCGGTCGTGTGGTTATGAAACACACCGCGCAGATTCTCCAGCAGGATCAGGTGCGGCAGGCCGCCATTCTCCGCCGCTTCAAATTCGCCCGCGTTTTCACGCAACTCCGGCTCGATGTAATCCAGCCCCAGCGCGCGATAAATGTCTCCTTCATCATGCACCGGCGGGATCACCCGTGCCGTCTTCCCTTCCGCCGGAGTGAAGCCATATTCATTGAGCGACCACCCTTCCCCCAGCGCACGGTGGCGCATTTCCACATTGTGTTCCTTGCTACCGGTAAAGTAATTCAGCGCAAAAGGAAACTCCTGGCTGCTCACTGCCCGGAGGTCGCACTGCACCCCGCCTGCCGTATAGACACTGGCCTTCGTGCCCCCTTGCGCGATGGTTTTTTCAAACATCGGCAGCCCGATGAAATCCGCGATCACCACCTCAGGCTTTTTCGTGGCGCAGAGAAAATCCAGGTCATGCACCGTCTCCTTGCCCCGCCGGAAACTGCCACACACCTCTGCCCGCGACACCGCAGGGTGGGCACGCAGCGCTTCAAGCACCGCATGCGCCAGACCATAAACCTGGTCCACCCGGAATTCCGAAGCATGCTCTTCACGAAAAGCCAGGCTCTCCAGAATCTTCACCACCGTCTTGCCCCCAAAGCCGCTAAGCTTCGCCGCCTCGCCGCTTTCACACGCCCGCTTCAGGTCCGCGATGGATCCCACGCCCAGCTCGGTGTAAAGCGCCGCGATCTTCTTCGGACCCAGCCCCTGTACCTCAAACAGCTCAAAAAGCGTCTCCGGAAATTCCGAGCGCAAATTCTCATAAAACTCCAGTTTCCCGGTAGTTGCCATCTCATGCAGCTTGTCCCGCAGCGCGTCACCAATGCCCTTGATGCCCGCCAGCTTGTTATCTGCCGCCATACGCATGATATCCCCGGCATAAGCTTCCACCACCTCGGCCCCCGTCCTATAGGCACGAATTTTGAACGGATTTTCGCCTTTAAGTTCTAGCAACAAGGCAATGCGTTCCAGGATTTCAACGGCAGCTTCGCGGGTCATACCCCGCAGCATGGCGAGAAAGATCCAAAAAACAATTGGCCCTCTGACGCAAAAAACCCGCCACTTGGCAGGCAGTTTGCATTCTGTTAGGATGGGCCATGCCAGACTTGAAAGAATCTTCGTCTAGCGAAGTTCCTCCTAAAATCATTATTGCAATTTCATTAACTTCTATTAAATTTTATAGCCAATGCACTCCTTCACCCCTCTCCCGCGTGTGCTCGCTCCCCAGCCACTGTTTGTCAGGCTTGGGCTGACAGTCGCTGCAGGCGTGATGCTGAGCCATTGCACTTCGTCACCCAAATCTGAAGTCGTCGTCAGCGTGGCCGACCAGCGCATGGGGCTTTATGAAGAAGGCGTGCTGAAAAAACAGTACGTCATCTCCACCTCCAAATTTGGTCTGGGTGACCAGCCTAACAGCTACCGTACTCCTACCGGCAGGCATGAAATCATTGCCAAAATCGGCCAGGGGCTGCCTCCTGGGGCTGTATTGAAAAGCCGCTCCTGGAATGGAGAAGTCCTGAAGCCCAATGCTCCCGGGCGTGACCCCATCGTCTCCCGCATCATGTGGCTGCGCGGTCTGGAAAGCAGCAACCGCAACGCCATGCGCCGCTATATCTACATCCATGGCACCACTGAGGAGAACCGCCTCGGCCAGCCCGCCAGTTATGGCTGTATCCGCATGGGAATGAAGGATGTCGTGGATGTGTTCGACGACATCGGCATCGGGGCTAAAGTCGTTATCACCAAGGATCACCTGCCCGGTGGCAAGAAAGCCGAAAAGGTCAAGGAAGAACCTGTACCGGAACCTGCTGCCCAGCCATCTCCTGTAACACCTCCCTCGCAGGAACCGGCTCTTCTGGCTGCAGCACCGGCACGCACCGGACCACAGACTCCTGAAAAAGCCGCTTCCATGGCCGCCGCCGCTGCGGCTCCTGTGCCAGCAGGCCCTGTCCCGGTCACAGATGGCCAGGTCGGCAAATCATCCTCGTCTTTTTCCTTCCTGCCCTGGTCGCGTAAGTCCAAAGTCCAGGAAGCTCCCCCTGTGGCACCTACCGCAGCAGCAAACCCCACAGCATCCAAAAGAAGCGATACCGCCCCTGCTCCTGGCGAGCTTGCAGTGAAAAAAGACGACTCCGCACCGAAATCATCTTTCCTGCCAT
This window encodes:
- a CDS encoding DUF3592 domain-containing protein — encoded protein: MARRQSATGETFLIPFGLVFLLAGLGVGIFYFSILSRWYEARGWVEVPCVIESSDLQERVSTDSDGTSTTYEVEAAYRYEYNGRTYKGDEVSLSLGADSFGDHHQRVFSILDEHRASGRPFRCYVNPDLPEESVIFREARWTILLFMSLFPLVFPLVGGLVSLFGLIGLRQNRRLKDYKTRYPGQPWRWKPAWGEDWMRPKNTGGAWAWVVVTVWMGIIWLPMMHALLVDGDAGMSNPLSLLAFLPAVAILLVGRGALKRLLASRRGEILLYVEPRPVSPGKVFQGYLGIPKHLTLGLHDVVETEVRCVKEVTVRSGKNTTVRREVLWSGLNQAAMSEAAREGAGSRLPLRQEIPAGLPAMPVALAETGWKDATQHVWELEVRANKLRQPMVYDLPVFEMEPAQVSADGFREDRPQKKATPLLDLDADELVMHLKRYHVAAEFDGREYPVSMDLSPKRFAPVRLFLVIFTSVWTVAFIILLNSDAPGLFPLIWGGSSAMLWWMIVMQMKRKRLRFTDDGLEVAWSLGPWGGRQVYERRHLVQFLNSVNMSSGSTQYHVVKAETTFGKKVILLDGIPSALVVENLCRLLERWRKQA
- a CDS encoding TIGR02206 family membrane protein codes for the protein MPAPFHAFGPSHLIVLSLCGTLLVVMAIAARWAPALSRVLEKMLAILLLTSWPLSLLAHGQLGELHPGNSLPLHFCDVAAIAGGLALLIRHRLAAEILYFFGMAGTLQGLITPNLNVDFPQMRFISFFILHGGVVIAALHVVTAMKCPPRPGSVPRMLGLTLAYAVAVGAANAALNTNYAFLCHKPEQASLMDALGPWPWYIGSLVLLCGLFYTLLYAPFFIASQWRRRSARTGE
- a CDS encoding LysR family transcriptional regulator produces the protein MAMLNYHHLRYFRAVATEGGLTKAARHLNLSQSALSVQLRNLEESLGQPLFERKRKSLVLTEAGRIALEYADTIFRCGEELTGLLQNRSGRSRSCLRVGAAANLSRNFQLAFLRPLIGREEVELVIHSGTLRELLAQLQAHTLDVVLSNTPVRRDAETGWYSHLLDEQPVSLVGHKTRRMKAFNFPEDLRTTPVVLPSLESSIRTAFDVLMEQAGIRPIIAAEVDDMAMLRLMARETKGVTLVPPVVVKDELENGTLVERHQFPQIKETFYAITPNRRYPNLILRELLAKKK
- a CDS encoding proton-conducting transporter membrane subunit; translation: MHQTLLATPHLVQVPEWIPPLFFLILAGACALLRHGRQAAEGAAWIARLCFALAAILSLPVVFAGPVRIELAVFGPAKLAFLLDPLSITMLVLVSFLGLIVTRYSVNYLDGDPGQARFSRWLILTLTSVLILVISSNLLLFTAAWIATSLCLHQLLIFCRERPGAQMAARKKFIISRLADACMITAVALVWHGRGTLEFHELFANPAGPHTGLIAGLFVTAAMLKSAQFPFHSWLPDTLETPTPVSALMHAGIINAGGFLIVRLSPLITQSPAALNALALVGAFTALFASVIMMTQTSIKKSLAWSTVAQMGFMMLQCGLGAFALAMMHIVAHSLYKAHAFLSSGSVVHLMRSAWTPAGRPAAHPLVVLGSLAAAVATGLGLASAFGLGSNADPGRLLLVTVFIMALAHLLWTLWSSSLRERLIMRGLALASAAAAAAFATHRLFEHWLATVVPAYAPPRSAMEYSIMILVAMLFLAVLVLQSQLPAWASRPVFARLYVHASNGFYLGTLFNRFAQKILA
- a CDS encoding DUF2309 domain-containing protein → MTSLHNIAPLLATIPASPSRSPEKPRWLQHARQACLRIPPLWPLRSFVAVNPFTGLADRPFAEVCDLMQQVTHSSMLMSAEYFNQQFAQGRITFQDLDEALAHSGTGLTTEDMLMWLKKPANTTAPRPCIQSLADIATEKFQANWNQLITEEVSKWCAAWFDEGQSAWRMPWKKLPLYTAWKQASHIDATPEMLGFKGFRKHVASLPDAASEAIPVMLDTLDLKPSQAEDYLHRLLMTLPGWSSYAQYHARQQSMHGSPEEETLLGLLAIRLVFETALLEQFGSSDLRDSWLASLTAAPYAPGKEAHIPLLWQNALEAGFQRQLCARIKKAARPGIHAEKGRPAVQAVFCIDVRSETMRRSLESVSSGIETLGFAGFFGMPIEHVPYGQRQAVSQLPVLFAPKYRVREHQPSATAAQERHTRHQLQLTRRTTHSWNAFKTSAVSCFSFVEAAGIPYAWKLLRDSFQLAPKAKSHTCNSSTAPCLHQHHHGQDHAPDKALLESGIPPEDQVQLALGALKNMGLTRNFARLVMLCGHGSHTTNNPYAAALDCGACGGHAGDPNARVAAALLNQAYVRAALENQEICIPDDTHFIAALHDTTTDRITLFDTDQAPTSHKMDIHQLQLWLEQAAHGCRSHRAAGLGIGCADDASVEKRILQRSCDWAQVRPEWGLVANAAFIVAPRERTQDLNLHGRVFLHNYNHETDTTKSTLELIMTAPMIVTNWINLQYYASTVNNRLWGSGSKVTHNIVGTFGIQQGNGGDLRAGLPMQSLHNGETWIHEPLRLSVFIEAPRADIDAVLARHENVRHLVENGWLHLYAIEDSGKLILRRKSDGTWLPA
- the polX gene encoding DNA polymerase/3'-5' exonuclease PolX, with protein sequence MTREAAVEILERIALLLELKGENPFKIRAYRTGAEVVEAYAGDIMRMAADNKLAGIKGIGDALRDKLHEMATTGKLEFYENLRSEFPETLFELFEVQGLGPKKIAALYTELGVGSIADLKRACESGEAAKLSGFGGKTVVKILESLAFREEHASEFRVDQVYGLAHAVLEALRAHPAVSRAEVCGSFRRGKETVHDLDFLCATKKPEVVIADFIGLPMFEKTIAQGGTKASVYTAGGVQCDLRAVSSQEFPFALNYFTGSKEHNVEMRHRALGEGWSLNEYGFTPAEGKTARVIPPVHDEGDIYRALGLDYIEPELRENAGEFEAAENGGLPHLILLENLRGVFHNHTTASDGLATLQEMAEAAQELGLQYLGIADHSKSSFQANGLNEVRLRAQMAEIRELNETFDGHFKIFTGTEVDILKDGSLDFSDELLAELDYCVASVHNVFNLPEAEMTKRIIRAIQNPHVTMLGHVTGRLLLQRPSYAVNIPAIIDAAAETGTIIELNASAWRLDMDWRWWRLAKEKGVKCSINPDAHSTRGLEDVIYGVRAARKGWLTRKDVINCLPLGEVEKALRKRPIG
- a CDS encoding L,D-transpeptidase family protein — encoded protein: MHSFTPLPRVLAPQPLFVRLGLTVAAGVMLSHCTSSPKSEVVVSVADQRMGLYEEGVLKKQYVISTSKFGLGDQPNSYRTPTGRHEIIAKIGQGLPPGAVLKSRSWNGEVLKPNAPGRDPIVSRIMWLRGLESSNRNAMRRYIYIHGTTEENRLGQPASYGCIRMGMKDVVDVFDDIGIGAKVVITKDHLPGGKKAEKVKEEPVPEPAAQPSPVTPPSQEPALLAAAPARTGPQTPEKAASMAAAAAAPVPAGPVPVTDGQVGKSSSSFSFLPWSRKSKVQEAPPVAPTAAANPTASKRSDTAPAPGELAVKKDDSAPKSSFLPWSRKSKAQAAPAEAPHTVAAPSASKLPDGPKIAAAPKRSDAALVSSDVAVKENATAPKRSFLPWSRKSKAQAAPAEAPRTVAAAEAAPSVRKLPDSPKIAAAPKKNEAAPKVTYDAPKRGETRYLQESRIGPEKPQTLANDKNQPAEKSSPLGTFGRMLSFNKAEG